The genomic DNA CAGCGGAGCCCATTATCAGctattagtttttctttttaatgatgAGAGTATATGAGTTTGTGGGTTCAAGATCTATACGCTTGGAGTGTTCAAATTATACTGCAAATCAAGCAGCCCAAAGGGGCAATAGAACCCACCTTCCCTAGGAATGTAGAGTTCCGCACGCCAATATGAGTTATCTGAATTGTAGTGTATTGTAGTGTAATTGTAGTTatctggcgtgcatcactgttgatgcacgccaggcgtggtCAATATCTTTACCCAAAATCTTAATTGGAGGTTAATGGAGTGTTAAGTACGGAAAGGAGCAGTAAATGGTAGGTCTCCATATTTTATTGGGGTGTTTTCACATAATCTACACTCTATAGGCCTAATATTTCAACCTTTCCACCAACCCAATCAACAATGGTAGCTGGTTAATGGTTTTGGGTCCTTTCCGAGAAAAGGACACGAATGCGTGAATTGGGGCCCATGAAGTCTTGCACGGCAAATCTGACTTCAATTTGGCCAGGTCAAAGGTTTAAGAATTGCAGCTTAATTATCACACGTGAAAAAATTAAAGTCACGCATTTGAATTTAAATATAAGTAAATAGGTTTGGGACTAACTCGCTTTTGCGGGAAGGAGATGCAATTAACATTATCTTTGTCATTTAGCATCGGTCACATTTTAAAGACCGGAATTTTGTTTCGATTAGTTCTGGTATTAAAGTAAACTTGCTTTATTTGTATATAGCGGAAAGTTTGTAAAGTTTTTAGGAGTGCAAATTATAGTGCACGTTTTTTAACTAGATAGGTCACCTTCAATtttgtgtttggaagcattcacGCTAGGCCACTTATTCTTTCTTCTATCCTgatcaaaaattgaaaagatccCGCTTTATTACCTTTTCTTTATTGgcttagattttattttattttatatattttttttaagtaaatagcTTTGTGATATGAAGTGGATCCACCACAACCAAGATATTTAGTTGATGCCTTGTTTCGTTCCACACTGAAATCACTAtaaatggttgaaaaatgtttgaagTATGAGACTTTTTACTACgttttctttataaatttagGTGACAGTATATATGAATATCACGTGGCACTACCATGgtaaaaaattaagcaataaacTTTTGACAAGTAAGTTTAATTGTTTAGTAGATATGGTAAGTGTTACATAAAGTACTGTAAAGTCAATTTATAAAAGActtgtagtaaaagttgtagtGCCCTTAACAGTACTCTAAATGGTTTCGTGCCTGATAAAAgaggattaaaaaaattacaaaagtaaaagatgaaagtaaaaaagaaaaattagagagGATAGATAGTACTTGAGAAATagaaactcttttttcttttggccttcGAATAATATATACTCATTTATAACATTTAGAAATACGTGAGTATCACTGTTGGACCACCAAAACACAATTCATGGAGATGGACCAATAGTGCAAACTCATTATTGGACCACCAAAAACTTTAGTAGATAATATAAATGgtgtaaaaataattaattattaggaTAAAGCTTAGAGTTTAGATAACATGTTCAAACTCATTAAAAtaacactttttatttttttatttttttataaacttaacaAACCAAACCTAGTATGTTCCTGTTGTATCCTCTATCTATGGTAATCTTGTCGATGACATGAATATTAAATGAGAAATCAAGGAGTTATAGTAACAACATTGTCATATAAATTGGTAGTTtgccatgaaaaaaaaataagaagatagaaattgatagtttaaaaatgatatgatgAATCTTTAAAATAAGCCCCTTTTTGGCTTTGGGGTTTCGGCCTTAGCCCAAAAAGACGTTTCAATTTTTCACTAAACGAGCGTAGGGAGAGTAAGTGAGAGAGTCCAAAGCGCTTTttcatgccaaaaaaaaatgttgggccCTCCCCGATGGAGCAAACACCAAATGGGATCTAAGCATTGAATGATAGGCGAGAAAGCATTAGATTCGACGAGTCCAAAGGTTATTTTAGCTAGTCAAGATGTAACTTTGGATGAAGACATAGTTGCATTGGGTCAACTACTCTAGTTCAAAAATTGATACCTCGTTACATAGCTCACTAAATTTGGTGagcattttagaaaaaaaaaaaaaaaaaaaaagacttctaATAAGACATGCACATGACTTTATAATGTAGattcttgaaagaaaaaaaaaagaatatttaaatggaatagtacAAATTATCGTTCAAATATATGATGATATGTACCTGCTTTGAAAAAGTggataattaaaattaattaaaatatttaacacgAATTCATTCTATTCACATGCCAAAAGAGAGGCTCCttacttaagaaaaaaagaaaagaaaagaaaaaggtcgtCAGAAGCACAAAATAAATCTATTTCAACAAATGAGttatgatataaggaggactagaatCCTCATTAAGTTATCCCAaatgtaatgtggcttttaaaattaccaataaattaaaaattcaacaataatcATCTCacatttaatgatgattttaaagccacatcacatttgagagaaCTCAAGGAAGACTATAGTCTTCCTAATATCTTTACTCACTCCTTTGAAGAGGAGATATGATACCATTTGGTTATGACACTTCAATAAGTAATCATATAAGAAATACTAGAGTCTTTATAGAatcctctcaaatgtgatgtgacatttaaaatcaccaatagattaaaatttaatagtgatcatcttaaattcaatgatgattttaaaagccacgtcacATTTGTAAGGActctaatcctccttatatcGTTAGTGCACTTTAACATGCATGAGTTTATCACCATATTCCATCCATGAAGATAACTATTTTACAATTGCGAGgtccaaaaatatcatattaagatattatttaatctaaaaaaattaaatatttaaattttatacaaattatattattaaatcattacttattctaaatttgattaattaaaaataataaaaataatactttaTTATTCTCCTTAATTGCATGTAGGCTCGAGATCCAAACTAAAACAGAGAGTAAACTTGAGAATTATTATTCAACCTCACGACTaaaataatatgttaaattattacttattcacatattatattaattattcttttatgtGACTCCTCCTAACTTGTGTCATTTATTCAATAATTAGATTATTAATTGCATTATATAAATGTCAATTCATAGTGAAAAAAATAGAGaactatttgatttttattttttataaacatatAAGTTCTACAgatttaatgttgattttttttttttaaaaaaaaataagtaagtGATAAATGTACGTGTAAtgcttaaaataataataataataataataaaaataaagcaaagaaaTGCAAAATATAACTAGCGGAAAAGTCAAGCACTTGTACTGTTGTACACACACACAGGCGGAGCTTCCAATCTGCTAACTTCCCTCGTTTTCATCGACATCTCCTCAGTCCTCCCATCAGACTTCTTCAAATCCCAACGGCTTCACCCACTCTCGCTACTTTCCTCTTGTCTTTCTCTCTTCCCAAGTAACAttctttctatctctctctcaaacactcTCTGAAATTTTGGATCAGAACCTGCCATTATCGTTCCCATTCTAGAGGTATTTTTCACACTTACCGTTGGATAATGATGCTAAGATTGATATCAGTTTTTATTTGATTCaaatgggtttgttttgttttaggcaTTCTTTGTTTCCCTTCGTTCTGAAAATGGATGCCACAATGCCTTTGTGTAAATCTGTCACCTCACCTCCTGTAAGTCCCTCTATAActcattttcttgtttctttgaaTTTAATTTCTGGTGCTAAGTGTTGGGTTGTGCTCAAATTGGTGGATTGTGAAATGGGTCAGAAAGGAATCTTTACATTATcaaaaaattcactttttttgtttgggttttcttgATGCAATGGAAGGGTTTATTTGTGGGAAGAAGTGGGGGAATCAGAAGTTCCCAATGTAGCTTTATGTTGGGAAGTAGATTGAGCTTTCCTAGGCAAAGAGCTCAGGGTGCACAAGTTAGTAGCATCAAATCTAAGAAGCGTGGAGGAGCTCTCTATGCTACATGTCGCGCTGATAAGATTCTTGTGGCAAATAGAGGAGAAATTGCTGTTCGAGTTATTAGAACTGCGCATGAGATGGGGATACCTTGTGTGGCTGTTTACTCGACCATAGACAAGGACGCACTTCATGTGAAATTGGCTGATGAATCGCTTTGCATTGGTGAAGCACCAAGCAGTCAGTCGTAAGTGCTTAtagtttcattttcttatttttgttcctTTAATGTTTGTTCCCATAGtttcattattatatatgcATCTTCCTTTCTATATATGCCAGCAAATCTTTGTTATATGTGCCTTTATGTTTCGTTGATGAAACGGGTAATCTTGTTGGGATAAATAATGATGGTTAGGAACAAATGAGAAAAACTGATTttaaagaacttttttttttggtaccaaATCCTGTAGGAGTGCACTCCCAATAAAATTTAGAGGATGAATCCTCTTAGATATGGTTGGAGATGTCACTAAAATCTGTGATGGAGCTATAAATTTTTGTCACTCATTAATGTTTTATGCTGATGTTCAATCCATTCTCTGCCCATAGACTAAGAGCTGCCAAGTCAAGCTTTATTTGTGCTGCCTGCATTACTTTCCACCTCATAAATTGAGGACATATTTAACGTTATAAAGATTGAAATAGGTAAAGCAAGCGCAAAACCTCATTGCATTGTTACTTAGCCTTGAAATCTGCAAAATAAAAACTAGAAGTTAGAGTTTAATATAAAGAGTATGGTTCATGttttttgtatacttttttGCGTACATCAGTTGGAAcactatagcattttttttattacctatttattatttttcagtcTGTTATTGAGACTTTAACTTccagaaaattttctttctaataagGGTATAACTCTAAGTTGGCTGTGCAGTATCGGTTTTGAAGGATAAAGCATAAAGATCCAGTTGCAAAGAATATTGTTGAATACAACAAAGTTTCACGACCCATTTGCAATTCTAGCTAGTTTAGTAATGTTTCAAATATTTTCCTCCTCACAAGTTTAGTTTAGTTTCGGCTTCCTCACATTTGTAATATGGAAGTGGCATTTTCTCCAGGATCTCTTTTGGATGGGTTATGTTCTTTAAGAATTATACTATTGCAGGCCGTAATGACACTGAATGATGTTTGAAAGTTGTTTCTTTCTTAAGGAAACCTCAAagataaatttgataaatatatttatGTCATTAATTTTGGTCTCAATATTTGCATTTTCCTCCAGTTTAGTTCTTGGTATGGGTGATAGTGGTGTAACATGCATGCTGATCTGTTTATTACAGGTATTTGTTAATTCCAAACGTTTTATCTGCTGCTATCAGCCGTAAGTGTACAATGCTGCATCCTGGATATGGGTTCCTTGCTGAGAATGCAGTATTTGTTGAAATGTGCAGAGAACATGGAATCAACTTTATTGGGCCTAATGTAAGTACCTCAACTTTGTTGGGCCTAATGTAAGTACCTCAAATACCTCAAGAACCTATCTTTTAAGGGGTCAGACTATGTTATTTAATGTGGCATTTCTTGTCAAAATTCCACGTAAGTTGAGTAAGAGATTTATATCTTAATTCCCAAAGTGATCCCTTTCATGGATCCGTTGTGTGTGAATAACACATTTAACTGATAATAAATTTACCAGTCACTACACTCCaaagggttttgttttgtttttgttttttttttttttctctttccccaCCTATAAGGGGTGTCTTGCATACTTCTCGTGAACAAGGTCTCTCCcttattgtgttttcttttaatAGAATTTATTACAAAGTCTTGAGgcttaatttcttttgtttatgtATGTTGAATTTCTAAACAGATGGTTAAATTTTCTGTCACATATAGAAAGATGTTATTGAGAGTCCATGGTTGAAGTCATTTCGCATTTCAAGAGTTTGGTCAAGAAATTTGAATTCCTGGTTACATTTTGCAGCCTGACAGTATCCGTGTTATGGGTGACAAGTCAACGGCTAGAGAGACGATGAAGAAAGCAGGTGTTCCAACCGTACCAGGAAGTGACGGACTGTTGCAGGTATCATGCGTCACTTGTGATGTTATAGTATTTTACAACTTGGTAAAAATTTGTGAGATCACTTTTGTTATTGTTTGGAAAAACGTCTTTTTACCATAATTGCTATTACAGAGCACAGAAGAAGCAGTCAAGCTTGCCCATGAGATTGGATTTCCTGTTATGATTAAGGTAAATAATCTtgtctttgtgatttgttttatgATGGTTAGTACACAGTGTGCCTTTTGTGGCACCTGGAATTACAATAGACATCCACTCTATCTTTATTGGCTAACTTATGAGtagtaggaattttattttgcttCTGACTAGAATATATCTGCTTAATTTTCGGGGGCTTATGATGAGCAAACAAAATAGCAATTACAGAGTTAATAAATACCATTATCTCTAAGTATGTATTACCAATAGAACATCAAAATAGACTGGAAAGAGCAAATTGGTGTCACAAACACCTATAAATTAATAAAGCTACTCATCAgatgaaaaatttaatattttctttttaaggaaAGCAAACATACTTATAAAATGGTCCAAGCCATGAAATTGTTTAATTGAAACTATATGAAAAGTGGAGTGTACTTGTCacttatttttacatttttttgttctttttcaaaACCCTTTGGGTTTAAGGTTTGACATGAATTCAAGTGTAGAGGTCTGTGAGAAACACTTCAGTGAGTGATTATCTCCTTTACAACTATTGCAGTTGTTAATTGTTACCCATAAATGTGTTAAGAATGGTTTCACTACATTGTGCATACTTATTCAACATCCCTAGGTCTATTCTCTACAATCTCATGATTTCTATGTTGCATGTCTACATAAGAGATTAAGCgcaattgaaacaattgaaacaaTGCCTTGCATCAACTCATCAAAATTCTTGCAAAGGGGTCAATCTTAGTGTTTAGAAGAATAATGAAAACAATATCCCCGAACTCCTACAACTCTGCAGTTAAATGAAGTATTAAATCTCATCTTTATTCCTTATTGAATTTTCTGTGAACATTTTATGCTTTCAAGGCAACAGCAGGTGGTGGAGGTCGTGGCATGCGTCTAGCTAAACATCCTGATGAGTTTGTGAAGTTACTACAGGTATATCTCCCAATGCATTTTCCTGTTATGTTACTTCAGGATGCCTGCTATATAAACTGTTTGATGTTTGAACTTCCATAAATTTCTAGTCACCTCTTAAAAGTTGATGTTTGTTccattgtgaaaaaaaaaaggtgttgaATGGTTTAAAACTTCATGATCTCCCTCTTGTaagttatattaattattttatggtaGCACCTCTGTCCTACATAAGCATGGTGTGAAGGGTGAAGTCATGAAATTTGCTTGCTTGTTtctgtgaatttttttattaaattgagtCTGATTCAATTTGCAGCAAGCCAAGAGTGAGGCTGCAGCTGCCTTTGGAAATGATGGAGTGTATTTGGAGAAGTACGTTCAAAATCCGAGGCACATTGAGTTCCAGGTGACTTCTGGGTGTTTTGATATCTTTTCAAATCTATCATCTCTTAAAGTTACAAAGGAATTTCATTTAACTAAGTCAGAAACTCAAGAAGGGTCACTTACAAGGAGAACAAGTCCGTACTTCATGGAGACATTCTATTTGACTGttcttttattgaaaaaattactcAGTATTTCTGGATCTTTAAGCTCAGCTGGAGAAATCATGCAGTTGATTTATGGACCATTAAGGGCGTCCTGAGTGCTCTAGATTTGCCCACTAATAGACTACATGATCCCAGGCTCTATGCAAACTTCAGAATGTGCTACTTCCAGTCAGTTTAATCAAAGGTTTCAGTTATTCTAATGTTCCAAACTCATAGCAGCTTGTTGTAAATGATTTGCATTTCTCTAGTCAAGATGGAAATGGTTATCCATTCATAAAGGTAAATCATGGATAAACAGTTTCAATGAGCAACAGTGGGAAGCtttgttttagatttagatGAGTGTACAGATAAGGTCAATTAGCCCTTTTCATGCCATAGGTTTATGTATATACTACAGTAAAGATTCATTTGAATTCTAAAGGTGTTGATTCAGGAATGTTCATTACCATAAAACTGAGTCGACTTGGATAGGTTGATTCTGGACAcgagaattttttattttgggtggTAGAAAGTAGAGAAATAATATTGAGTTGTTGACATATTGTTTAGTAAGGTAATATTGGCCgagaaatgaagaaataaaGGGCAAGGTAATATATAGTGtgtttttagttgattttaattttaattttaagtttaatttgCCAATCTGAATCCTGCATGCAACTTTTGGTTCATCCCTAGCGTTCTATATGGTTTTACAGGTTCTTGCGGATAAATATGGCAATGTTGTTCACTTTGGAGAGCGTGATTGCAGCATCCAGGTAAAGGAACCCACTCATTcctccttttatttttgggacAGTTTGTCAAACTGATTTCTGAGTGGTTGCTGAATCCCACTATGAAAATAGAGCTTGCTTCATATTCAAAATTGAATAACCAAGTTGTAAGTTCTATAGGCAAACGGAAGTATCTGAAGCTGGTAAATACTTTTATCGAGTTTTGATCTGTTCAAGTCAAAAAATAGAGACCTTACTTCCCAACTCTATTCAcattttggcttttgttttgttattgtatAACGTTAAAATTGAGGTGGTTTTGGAAGGCTTTTGGGTGAAGTCTCTTGCAACTACTTTTGAAATGCAAGTAAATAATATGTTTTAAGCCCTCTTGACTGTGCCTTTTGTACAGAGACGGAATCAAAAGCTGCTGGAAGAAGCACCCTCTCCTGCATTGACCCCTGAGTTGCGGAAGGCCATGGGTGATGCAGCAGTTGCAGCAGCAGCATCTATAGGTTATATTGGTGTTGGAACAGTTGAGTTTCTTTTGGATGAAAGAGGTTCCTTCTACTTTATGGAAATGAACACCCGGATCCAGGTAGAAATAATTTCTTGAGAATGCAGATTTGAATAAGAATGTTTCAAAACATACCTGTTTTAGGGGACTAATCACAAGTAATGGTATGCTTTTCCATTTGGGTTGACTGGGGGGACTCAGGTTGAGCATCCTGTGACAGAAATGATCTCCTCTGTGGACTTGATTGAGGAACAAATTCTTGTAGCTATGGGAGAAAAACTCCGGTACAAACAGGTAGCGAGAAAGGGATACCCTAGTTATAAGCCTTgagcataaaatattttatccaagaaaagaaagaagtccGTAGCATAAAATTCAATGCGTTTACTTTCTTGCTGGGATTCTATCTACAGGAAGATATTGTGCTTAGAGGACATTCAATTGAATGCCGAATCAACGCAGAAGATGCCTTCAAAGGATTTCGACCTGGACCAGGTATGTTTAGAGAATGTGCCTGTGGTCTATTTCTTGCATGCATGTGATGCACCGAAATCCTTTCTGAGATACTGTTCTCTCAAGTTTGTTAGATTGCCTAACAAGTGCCATTTGCATGCAGCTGGGCCATGTAATAATGTTGCTAAATTTTCCTTTATTAGAATGTAGTCAAGCCCTAATAACTAATAGGTTACAGGCTTCAAGTTGCTagttttaccctttttattcAGTGTATGCTTTGATGCGTACTTCCTTGCGAGTTTCAGAATACTAGAATGAAACAAATTAGCATGGTGGTTTCAATATATTCTATACTATACCAAGTAATATATAATTGTTGTCAATCTTTTCTATCTACTTTGGACAACAGGGAGAATAACTGCATATTTGCCATCTGGAGGTCCGTTTGTTAGAATGGATAGCCATGTTTATCCTGACTATGTGGTTCCTCCGAGCTATGATTCCCTTCTTGGAAAGGTCAGTAACACTTTTCCTTTTAGTAGTTTATGTTTCTCCTTGTGTGATGTGGTGTATATATCAGTTGATCTCATCGAGTATTAGTGTGGATGCATGCTGATTCATAGTGTGCTGTTGCATCCGTGTATTCTGTGTGCTCAGAATTGTTTGTGTATCAATAATCTATATGGTTCAGTTCATGCAGATATTAGTAGTATAGTTGTAAATGAGGGGCACTTTTCTGCCCTGGTGACTCTacttatatctatatattttaaGTCATTGATGTCTAGGTGCTTAGGCTTATGGTGTATGGATGGATGGTAAAGTATAAAAAACTTTTGTGACAGTAACTTTCAATTGGACTTGTTAATGACAATGGAATtgaattggtaaaaaaaaaaaaaaagattaatggaGAAAAGGATTTAGAGCACACATTTTGGCTTCAGGTCCTCTAGTGAAAGAGCTTTGGTCATATACCAAATAAATTAAGTTTCAGTCTTTAGATCTCTTAGATAATCTACATCAAGTGTCTTATGTGttgacatttatttatttatttatttttattttattttattttgatgtcGGGAACCTCttcaaggcagggcccttcggacccactcTTGCAAAGTAAACTCcggtcccgtgcaccgcaccctcggaagttttcctatacggaactggttaaatcgtTGACTTTTCATCAAGGGGTGTGGCTCCAAGAGATTatttgcacccatgaggtgttaaaccttggaccttgaagggagcaaaccttaagaccaaggcctccaccacttgggccaaccccttggggggTAATAGATATAGAAGATGAAGTACTTTTTCATTTAGAAATATATTTCTTGCCATCTTAGCATTGGTTAGGTGATGGATGTACAGCTTATGGTGAATTTATGATGCAAAATCTTTGGCTTCTCATCcaaattgaaatttttgctACAAGTTGTTCTAATAAGTTTGGCAACTTTGGCACCATGCTGCAGCTTATTGTATGGGCTCCAACAAGAGAAAAGGCAATTGCACGCATGAAAAGGGCTCTTGAAGACACTATTATTACAGGTAATTGTACAAGTTCTTAACTAAAGATTATaccttattttatttcttcctGTCATTTTACACGTCAATTTCTTTGTGGTCATGGTTGCTAGCAATTTATTCTATGTAGTGTGGGAGGGTGGTATGGGGTCTGAAAGCCCCAACATCTTATCTAAAAAAGCCTGTGTCATCAATTGACTAAATCTTCAAACACATCTTGTGCTAGTTTAACAGATAGGTACTTTCTGGAGAGGGTTTTTTTTCCCCTACCGTTTTGCCTTTATTTGGTTTTTATCCACTTGCACTTTAGTGGAGATCTTGTACTAACGAGGTGTCTGCACTTGTCtctgttgtgtttttcattCATACTCATTGATTATAATTGTTTTGTGCTTGGCATCTATATAATGTTTTGATTAGTCCCCCCATTGGATTCTTTAACTAAGCATTTTAACTTTGAACACTTTTCCACAGGGGTCCCTACGACCATTGAATACCATAAACTTATCCTGGATGTAGAGGTAGGCAAGCTTTGATATGTAtcatttcttctaaattttttatttagttgtcTTTGTCTGTTTCTCTGTGCGTGTGTTCCTTCCCCCCTCTGTTGAACTATCTAATTTGTAATATTTGCTATTTTATGACAGGATTTTAGAAATGGCAAGGTTGATACTGCTTTTATCCCAAAGCATGAACAGGAATTACAAGCGGTAAGAATCTGATTCACCCTGAATGTGTGTCTATGTCTATATGTGGTTGTATGCATATACACACTACCTTTGATTTGTGTTTATAAGTATCTCTTTGTTTGGGATGTTTGGCAGATTGTAGATGTAGCACagttgatgatttttttttccgcCTAAGATGAACTTAATATAATGTATTTGGAACAGTCCAcatttattactttttggtgCGAAAAAGAATTTCAATTGATCAACTCCTGTTTGGTTGATTGTTTTCGTATGTTTTGTAATTGTATTAATACATATGCTCTTCAAACCAATTCCTAGGCATCCCTTGATTTATGTAGTTGGTTCAAATTTAAACTCTA from Corylus avellana chromosome ca6, CavTom2PMs-1.0 includes the following:
- the LOC132184147 gene encoding biotin carboxylase 1, chloroplastic, producing the protein MDATMPLCKSVTSPPGLFVGRSGGIRSSQCSFMLGSRLSFPRQRAQGAQVSSIKSKKRGGALYATCRADKILVANRGEIAVRVIRTAHEMGIPCVAVYSTIDKDALHVKLADESLCIGEAPSSQSYLLIPNVLSAAISRKCTMLHPGYGFLAENAVFVEMCREHGINFIGPNPDSIRVMGDKSTARETMKKAGVPTVPGSDGLLQSTEEAVKLAHEIGFPVMIKATAGGGGRGMRLAKHPDEFVKLLQQAKSEAAAAFGNDGVYLEKYVQNPRHIEFQVLADKYGNVVHFGERDCSIQRRNQKLLEEAPSPALTPELRKAMGDAAVAAAASIGYIGVGTVEFLLDERGSFYFMEMNTRIQVEHPVTEMISSVDLIEEQILVAMGEKLRYKQEDIVLRGHSIECRINAEDAFKGFRPGPGRITAYLPSGGPFVRMDSHVYPDYVVPPSYDSLLGKLIVWAPTREKAIARMKRALEDTIITGVPTTIEYHKLILDVEDFRNGKVDTAFIPKHEQELQAPQKLVPSTLGKELATSAA